One genomic window of Corallococcus caeni includes the following:
- a CDS encoding arylsulfatase: MSLKEYKPGSPFPGVIGRTWEQSSPAWPSPLRSKPGAPNVLFIILDDTGFGHLGCYGSPIRTPNLDRLAKGGLLYNNMHTTALCSPTRSCVLTGRNHHSNGMGTITETSLGYPGYNGTIPFENGFLSEMLLGAGYNTYALGKWHLTPAEQMSAAGPYSRWPLGRGFERFYGFLGGDTHQYYPDLIHDNHTIRPPGTPEQGYHLTPDLVDRAIDCIADTKQVAPDKPFFLYFATGAMHAPHHVPREWADGYAGQFDDGWDAYRQRVFQKQLELGVLPKGTQLSRHDPDVQDWDSLPPEEKRLYARMMEVFAGFLEHTDHHIGRLLQFLEDTGELDNTLIMVLSDNGASAEGGPHGSVNELKFFNNAPESLEQNLAAMDDLGGPKYFNHYPWGWAWAGDTPFRRWKRETYRGGTTDPFLVHWPRGIQAKGEVRTQYAHAIDMVPTVLDCLGLEPPLEIRGVTQSPIEGVSFRHTFNDGSVESRHRTQYFEMFSSRAIYHDGWRAVCPFPGPSFTEAGEAFGQSLLDEARLRELDAHGWELYHVAEDCSETKNVAEEHRGKLIEMIALWYAEAGRYQVFPLASPTLTVFAMERPQLTRDRTRYVYRPHTSPAPETAAVHVLNRPHTITADAEVKPDTEGVLLCHGGLTGGYTLFIQDRKLHYVYNYVGEREFHIESAVDVPEGRSELKFEFEPTGAAQPATGKGTPGRGRLYINGDLVAQSTIDDTMPVILSLGEGLTCGRDEQSAVSQRYAAPFEFTGMLHQVTVDVAGEHVRDTQAEQKEALAKQ; this comes from the coding sequence ATGTCCCTCAAGGAATACAAGCCCGGCAGTCCCTTCCCTGGCGTCATCGGCCGCACGTGGGAGCAGTCGTCTCCCGCGTGGCCTTCCCCCCTGCGCTCGAAGCCGGGCGCGCCCAACGTCCTGTTCATCATCCTGGATGACACGGGCTTCGGACACCTGGGGTGCTACGGCTCGCCCATCCGCACGCCGAACCTGGACCGGCTGGCGAAGGGCGGGCTGCTCTACAACAACATGCACACCACCGCGCTGTGCTCGCCCACGCGCTCGTGTGTCCTCACCGGCCGCAACCACCACTCCAACGGGATGGGCACCATCACCGAAACGTCGCTGGGCTACCCCGGCTACAACGGCACCATCCCCTTCGAGAACGGCTTCCTCTCCGAGATGCTGCTGGGTGCGGGCTACAACACCTATGCGCTGGGCAAGTGGCACCTGACCCCCGCGGAGCAGATGAGCGCCGCCGGGCCGTACTCGCGCTGGCCGCTGGGCCGCGGCTTCGAGCGCTTCTATGGCTTCCTGGGCGGGGACACGCACCAGTACTACCCGGACCTCATCCACGACAACCACACCATCCGGCCGCCCGGCACGCCCGAGCAGGGCTACCACCTCACCCCGGACCTGGTGGACCGGGCCATCGACTGCATCGCGGACACCAAGCAGGTCGCGCCCGACAAGCCCTTCTTCCTCTACTTCGCCACGGGCGCCATGCACGCCCCCCACCACGTCCCCCGCGAGTGGGCGGACGGCTACGCGGGTCAGTTCGACGACGGCTGGGACGCCTACCGCCAGCGCGTGTTCCAGAAGCAGCTGGAGCTGGGCGTGCTCCCGAAGGGCACCCAGCTGTCCCGGCACGACCCGGACGTGCAGGACTGGGACTCGCTGCCGCCGGAGGAGAAGCGCCTCTACGCGCGGATGATGGAGGTGTTCGCGGGCTTCCTGGAGCACACGGACCACCACATCGGGCGGCTGCTCCAGTTCCTGGAGGACACGGGCGAACTGGACAACACGCTCATCATGGTGCTGTCCGACAACGGGGCCAGCGCGGAGGGCGGGCCGCACGGCTCCGTGAACGAGCTGAAGTTCTTCAACAACGCGCCGGAGTCGCTGGAGCAGAACCTGGCGGCGATGGACGACCTGGGCGGGCCGAAGTACTTCAACCACTACCCGTGGGGCTGGGCCTGGGCGGGGGACACGCCGTTCCGCCGCTGGAAGCGGGAGACGTACCGCGGCGGCACCACCGACCCGTTCCTCGTCCACTGGCCCCGGGGCATCCAGGCGAAGGGCGAGGTGCGCACGCAGTACGCGCACGCCATCGACATGGTGCCCACGGTGCTGGACTGCCTGGGCCTGGAGCCGCCCCTGGAGATCCGCGGCGTCACCCAGTCACCCATTGAAGGCGTCAGCTTCCGGCACACGTTCAACGACGGGAGCGTCGAAAGCCGCCACCGCACGCAGTACTTCGAGATGTTCAGCTCGCGCGCCATCTACCACGACGGCTGGCGCGCGGTGTGCCCGTTCCCCGGCCCGTCCTTCACGGAGGCCGGAGAGGCGTTCGGCCAGTCGCTGCTCGACGAGGCCCGGCTGCGCGAGCTGGATGCGCACGGCTGGGAGCTGTACCACGTGGCGGAAGACTGCTCCGAGACGAAGAACGTGGCGGAGGAGCACCGGGGCAAGCTCATCGAGATGATCGCCCTCTGGTACGCGGAGGCCGGGCGCTACCAGGTGTTCCCGCTGGCGTCGCCCACGCTCACCGTGTTCGCCATGGAGCGCCCGCAGCTCACGAGGGACCGCACGCGCTACGTGTACCGGCCGCACACGTCACCCGCGCCGGAGACCGCGGCGGTGCACGTGCTCAACCGGCCGCACACCATCACCGCCGACGCGGAGGTGAAGCCCGACACGGAGGGCGTGCTGCTGTGCCACGGCGGCCTCACCGGCGGCTACACGCTCTTCATCCAGGACCGCAAGCTGCACTACGTCTACAACTACGTCGGCGAGCGGGAGTTCCACATCGAGTCGGCGGTGGACGTGCCGGAGGGGCGCTCGGAGCTGAAGTTCGAGTTCGAGCCCACCGGCGCGGCACAGCCGGCCACGGGGAAGGGCACCCCGGGGCGCGGCAGGCTCTACATCAACGGGGACCTGGTGGCGCAGAGCACCATTGACGACACCATGCCGGTCATCCTCAGCCTGGGGGAGGGGCTCACGTGCGGCCGGGACGAGCAATCGGCCGTGAGCCAGCGCTACGCCGCGCCCTTCGAGTTCACCGGCATGCTCCACCAGGTGACCGTGGACGTCGCCGGGGAGCACGTGCGTGACACCCAGGCCGAACAGAAGGAGGCCCTGGCGAAGCAGTGA
- a CDS encoding M4 family metallopeptidase, producing the protein MALRTDLSKPVVATQNRTDTKPVNTVKPQGPVGMSSQSSFSAGAPSKAKATVALNGVGQKLTPGPVDLSSPQAQQAVQQTVAYVNQKNPQLTGITGGTSFAPRSVERDQLGMTHVRMDRMHEGVKVAGEQVIGHLDAKGQFDSLTGDVSNIPAGLGKAPTKLNAKDALAVAQKDFNGDTSRAPTAEKVIVKGKDGQYHAAFHVTLTDTSVSNGKDPRSMNYFIDANTGESLKQYNTISHLDRTTNARRAGGTSGTPTTPTPPTTPTTPGTGRVADDQTMYSGKVDIQTTKNKDGTYSLEDKTRGKGIVTYDAKNKAEASGTTGFVDKNDVWGEKTDPSRAATAVDAHYGAEMTYDFYKDILGRDSIDGKGEKLVSYVHTDVNLVNAFWDGEKMQYGDGDGKDSGPLTTLDIAGHEISHGLTERTAGLEYEGESGGLNESFSDIMGTGVEWYASQKNSAVKFDWAVGEDAWTPKNGDNTDALRYMNDPTSDGYSIDNYKNYPKQTEVHGSSGIANNAFYLLTEGGKNKTSGIEVKDGIGMEKSLKIFGRALTTYMTPQTNFSQARAATIKAATDLYGKDSTEAKKVAEAWTAVGVTK; encoded by the coding sequence ATGGCCCTGCGCACCGACCTCTCCAAGCCCGTTGTCGCCACCCAGAACCGCACGGACACGAAGCCCGTGAACACCGTGAAGCCCCAGGGCCCGGTGGGCATGAGCTCGCAGTCCAGCTTCAGCGCGGGCGCGCCCTCCAAGGCGAAGGCCACGGTGGCGCTGAACGGCGTGGGCCAGAAGCTGACGCCGGGCCCGGTGGACCTCTCCAGCCCCCAGGCGCAGCAGGCCGTGCAGCAGACGGTGGCGTACGTGAACCAGAAGAACCCGCAGCTGACGGGCATCACGGGCGGCACGTCGTTCGCGCCGCGCTCGGTGGAGCGCGACCAGCTGGGCATGACGCACGTGCGCATGGACCGCATGCACGAGGGCGTGAAGGTCGCGGGTGAGCAGGTCATCGGCCACCTGGACGCGAAGGGCCAGTTCGACAGCCTGACGGGCGACGTGTCCAACATCCCCGCGGGCCTGGGCAAGGCGCCCACGAAGCTCAACGCGAAGGACGCGCTGGCGGTGGCGCAGAAGGACTTCAACGGCGACACGTCCCGCGCCCCCACGGCGGAGAAGGTCATCGTGAAGGGCAAGGACGGCCAGTACCACGCCGCCTTCCACGTGACGCTCACCGACACGTCCGTGTCCAACGGCAAGGACCCGCGCTCGATGAACTACTTCATCGACGCGAACACCGGCGAGTCCCTCAAGCAGTACAACACCATCAGCCACCTGGACCGCACGACCAACGCCAGGCGCGCCGGCGGCACCTCCGGCACGCCGACGACGCCCACCCCGCCGACGACGCCCACCACGCCGGGCACCGGCCGCGTGGCGGACGACCAGACGATGTACAGCGGCAAGGTCGACATCCAGACGACGAAGAACAAGGACGGCACGTACTCGCTGGAGGACAAGACGCGCGGCAAGGGCATCGTGACGTACGACGCGAAGAACAAGGCGGAGGCGTCCGGCACCACGGGCTTCGTCGACAAGAACGACGTCTGGGGCGAGAAGACCGACCCGTCGCGCGCCGCCACCGCGGTGGACGCGCACTACGGCGCGGAGATGACCTACGACTTCTACAAGGACATCCTCGGCCGCGACTCCATCGACGGCAAGGGTGAGAAGCTCGTCTCCTACGTGCACACCGACGTGAACCTGGTGAACGCGTTCTGGGACGGCGAGAAGATGCAGTACGGCGACGGCGACGGGAAGGACTCCGGCCCGCTCACCACGCTGGACATCGCCGGCCACGAAATCAGCCACGGCCTCACCGAGCGCACCGCGGGCCTGGAGTACGAGGGCGAGTCCGGCGGCCTCAACGAGTCCTTCAGCGACATCATGGGCACCGGCGTGGAGTGGTACGCCAGCCAGAAGAACAGCGCGGTGAAGTTCGACTGGGCGGTGGGCGAGGACGCGTGGACGCCCAAGAACGGCGACAACACGGACGCCCTCCGCTACATGAACGACCCGACGTCGGATGGCTACTCCATCGACAACTACAAGAACTACCCGAAGCAGACGGAGGTCCACGGCTCCAGCGGCATCGCCAACAACGCCTTCTACCTGCTCACCGAGGGCGGCAAGAACAAGACGTCCGGCATCGAGGTGAAGGACGGCATCGGCATGGAGAAGAGCCTGAAGATCTTCGGCCGCGCGCTCACCACGTACATGACGCCGCAGACGAACTTCTCCCAGGCCCGCGCCGCCACCATCAAGGCCGCCACGGACCTGTACGGCAAGGACTCCACCGAGGCGAAGAAGGTCGCCGAGGCCTGGACCGCCGTCGGCGTGACCAAGTAG